GTTTCAAATTATAAAAAGACAAAAAAAATAACACTGAATTTATAATTGTAAAAATACTGCTATAATTACTAGAAATTCCAAAAAAAATATTCCCACCAGATATTAGTATATCTATGAATGTTGTAAATATTAATGAGAAAATGAGAAGGGAAATTAAATGTATTCTCTTTATATTTGGTTTATATTTATTAATAAAAGCACCTAAGCAATAATAGCAAATAGGAAAAATATTATACCAAAAAGTTTGTCCGATTTTAAATGATTCAAATATTGTCTGAAGACATGTTGCAAATATTAAAATAAAAATTAATAAGAAAAATTGTTTTTTAGTAACGGAATTAATAATTATATTTAAAAAAGGGATTATTAAATATAATCCAATAAACATCCCAAAAAACCAGAATATTCCAGGAAATATAAAATAAAAGCTTATAACTTCAAAAAAATTCATAGGAATATTGAGGAATAGAGTTTTATAAATAATAAATAAAGTAACATATAGACAATAAGTCAATATAAAAGAAGAGATTTTTTTATAAAATCTATTAGAAATTGATTTTTGATTTTGTA
This is a stretch of genomic DNA from Sebaldella sp. S0638. It encodes these proteins:
- a CDS encoding acyltransferase family protein — its product is MFILKVRNLGIDLIKIFAITFVLGIHFLNVNHFLETPFNNFPIFFQGFLRNLFILCVPLFIMSTGYLQNQKSISNRFYKKISSFILTYCLYVTLFIIYKTLFLNIPMNFFEVISFYFIFPGIFWFFGMFIGLYLIIPFLNIIINSVTKKQFFLLIFILIFATCLQTIFESFKIGQTFWYNIFPICYYCLGAFINKYKPNIKRIHLISLLIFSLIFTTFIDILISGGNIFFGISSNYSSIFTIINSVLFFLSFYNLKRKSFAMTSFISSITLNIYLSTAIADNITYKFIFYKKILSAEKSLKYLPLAVLCSFTISFFIYFLFFFIKKIMYFFHHTKLLN